The DNA window GCGTGGATCACTGCCTTGCCCATGGCCTCGAGGATCGGCTTCGCGCGCTCGAAGGCCTTTTCGCTCCCGCCGACCATGAAGGTGAGCGTGCCCGCATTGGCCGCGGCGATCCCGCCGGAAACCGGCGCATCGACCATGTCGTAATTATGCGCCTCGGTCACCTCGATCACCTCGCGCGCGGTTTCGACATCGATGGTCGAACAATCGAGCATCACCGCGCCTTCGGGCGCGTGGCCGATCACGTCGTCCCAATAGACCTGTTTCACGATTTGCCCATTGGGCAGCATGGTGACCACCGCCTCGGCGGAGGCGCAGGCTTCCCGCGCGGTATCGAAGGTTTCGCACCCGGCCTCTTTCGCGGCGGCGAGCGCCGCTTCGCTGAGGTCGAAAGCGCGCACCTCGTGGCCCGCCTTGACGAGGTTCGCGGCCATCCCGCCGCCCATGTTGCCGAGGCCGATGAAGGCGATTTTCATGTGTTCTCTCTCCCTGAGCCGGTTTTCACCGCCCCTTCCATTGCCCTTCACGCTTTTCGATGAAGGCGGCCATTCCCTCGGCCTTGTCCTCGCTCGCGGTGAGGATCTGGAAGATGCGCCGTTCGACGATGAGCCCCTGGTCGAGCGTCATCTCGAAGGCGGAGTTCACCATCTCCTTGTTCGCGATCACGGCCATGGGCGGCATCGAGGCGATGGTCGCGGCGGTTTTGAGCGTCTCGGCCAGAAGATCGTCATGCGGCACGACCTTGGCGACGAGGTTCGCGCGCTCGGCCTCCTCCGCACCCATCATCCGGCCCGTCAGGCACATTTCCATGCTCTTGGACTTGCCGATCGCGCGCGTGAGCCGCTGCGATCCGCCCATGCCCGGCGCGACGCCCAGCTTGATTTCGGGCTGACCGAATTTCGCGTTTTCGGAAGCGATGATGAAATCCGCCATCATCGCCAGTTCGCACCCGCCGCCCAGCGCAAAGCCGTTGACCGCCGCGATCCACGGCTTGCGGGTCTTCTTCACGATCTCGGATGTCCACGGCGAGAAGAAATCGTCGAGGTAGAAATCGGCCGCCGCCTTGTCGTGCATTTCCTTGATGTCGGCGCCGGCGGCAAAGGCCTTGTCGCCCGAGCCCGTCAGCACCGCGCACAGCTGTGTGTCGTCGGCCTGGTAGTCCGCAAAGGCCTCGATCAGTTCGGCCAGCACCTGCGTGTTGAGTGCATTCAACGCCTTGGGCCGGTTGAGCGTCATCAGGGTGACGCCGGCATTGCCGGCAGCGTTCTTCTCGACGGTGATCGTCTCGTAGCTCATAGCGGTTTCCATTCCTCTTCAGGCGGGAGGGGGGCGAAGATCGCGTCGAGCAATTCCTCGCTCACGCCCTCGGGGGTTGCGGGGTCCCATTTGGGATCGTTGGTCTTGTCCACGATCACCGCGCGCACGCCTTCGGCGAAATCGGGGCGCAGCAGGACGCGGCTCGCGATGCGGTATTCCATCGCCATGTTGTCCGCGAAATCGGTGAGTTCATTGGAATGGGCGATCTGGCGCAGCGCGACCTTGCAGGTCTGCGGGCTTTTCGTGCCGAGCGTGTCGCGCTCCTTCGCCGCCCAGTCATCGCCCGCTTCCGCCGCCTTGTCGAGGCTGGCGAGAATGTCCTCGTAAGCATCCGAGGCGAAATGCTTGGCGATCTTGTCGGCATTCGCCTTGATCCGTGCTTCGGGCGGGGTTCCGGTCGGTTCGGACAGGATGCCTGCGATCCGGTCGGGATGCTGGGCGATGCGCGCCTTGATATCCTCCAGCATGGAATGTTCGACGTAATGTGTCGCGATGCCGGTCCACAGGCATTCCGACCCGTCGAGCCGCGCGCCGGTCAGCGCGAGGAACTGGCCGATCCGCCCGCCGATCCGCGCAAGATACCAGCCGCCGCCGACATCGGGGAACAGGCCGATGCCTGATTCGGGCATGGCGAAGCGCGTGTTCTCGGTCGCGACGCGGAATTTCGCGGGCTGCGAGATGCCGACCCCGCCGCCCATCGTGATGCCGTCCATGAAGGCGACGATGGGCTTTTCGTAGGTGAACATCTGGTGGTTCAACTGGTATTCGTCGTGGAAGAACTTGCGCCCCGACACGCCGCCATCATTCAGCGCGGAATTGCGCAGCATGGCGATGTCCCCGCCCGCACAGAACCCGCGCCCCTCATGGTGGTCGAGGATCACCGCCTCGACTTCGTCGTCTTTCTCCCATTCCGAAAGCGCCGCGCTCATCGCGTGGCACATCTCCAGCGTCAGCGCGTGGATCGCCTTGGGCCGATTGAGCGAGATGTGGCCGATGCGGCCGTGTTTGCGGGTGAGAACGTCGGTGGTCATTCGGTTATCCTGCCGAAGATTGAAGAGGGAGCCGTGGTGGAAGCAGTTTCCACGCGACGAGCCAATAGGTCATTGCGCCAGTCAGCGACGATGCGATCATCGTGCCAGCCAGTTCGAAATTGATGCTGCGATAGGGGATTTCGGTGAAGGCCGCTGTCAGCAAAAGGCCGAGCACCAGTCCGGCTGCGGCGAAAACGGTCCAGCTGCCAACGCGCTTCCATTCGGTGAGGCCGATCGTCGGCACCGCCACGGGCAGAGCATAGATCGCCGCGATCGAGCCGAAGAACGCGAGCATGATCAGGAATTCGGAAGTCTGCGCTCCATCCGAAACGCCCTGCGTGATGGTGAACAGGCCGATCAACACCAGCACCGCGCCAATCACGGCGCAGCCATAGGCCGTAACGACGGCAAGCAGTCTCCCCGGCCAATTCACTGCCGCAGCAGGTCCCGCCCGACGACCATCCGCATGATCTGGTTCGTCCCTTCGAGGATCGAATGCACGCGCAGATCGCGCCAGAACCGCTCCACCGGATAGTCCTGCAGGTAGCCGTAGCCGCCGTGGAGTTGCAGCGCGCGGTCGACGATCGCCGAGCCGCTGTCGGTCGCAAGCCGCTTCGCCATGGCGGAGAAGCGCGTCTTGTCGGGGGCGTTGTCGGTCACCTTGGCCGCCGCGAGATACAGGAGCGCGCGCGCCGCCTCGAGGTCGGTCGCCATGTCGGCGAGGGTGAACTGGGTGTTCTGGAACTCGGCGACCGGCTGGCCGAACTGGCTGCGCTCCTTGGTGTAGCGGATCGCCTCGTCAAGGCACCTCTGCGCGCCCCCTAGCGAACACGCGCCGATGTTGAGGCGCCCGCCGTCGAGCCCCTGCATCGCGATGCGGAAACCCTCGCCTTCGCCGCCGACGACGTTTTCGGCCGGAACGCGCACGTCCTCGAGGATCAGCTGCGCGGTCGGCTGCGAATGCCAGCCGAGCTTCTTTTCAGGAGCGCCGAAGCTGACGCCCGGCATGTCCTTTTCGATCACCATGCAGGTGATGCCCTTCGGCCCGTCCTCGCCGGTGCGGACCATGGCGACATAGATCTCGTTCTCGCCCGCGCCGGATATGAACTGCTTGGTCCCGTTCAGGATGTAATCGTCGCCGTCGCGCTTCGCCGTGGTCCTGAGCGCGGCGGCGTCGGAGCCCGAGCTCGGCTCGGTCAGGCAGTAGCTCGCGATATGCTCCATCGTGATGAGCTGCGCGAGATACGTGTCCTTCACGCCCTGCGATCCGAAGCGGTCGATCATCCACGCGGCCATGTTGTGGATCGAGATGAAGGCGGATGTGGAGGGGCAGCCATAGGCCATCGCCTCCATGATCAGCGCCGCCTCCAATCGCCCGAGGCCGATCCCGCCCGATTCTTCGGAAACGTAGATCGCGCCGAAACCGAGTTCGGCGCTTTGGGTGATCACATCGCGCGGGAAAATGTGCTTTTCATCCCATTCCGCGGCGTTCGGCGTGATGTTGTCGGCGGTGAAGCGGCGCGCGACGTCCTGAATCGCGAGCTGGTCTTCGGTGAGCTGGAACTGTCCTGTCATGGCTTAGGCCATTAGCCAGAAGGCCGGGGCAGGGGAAGGGGCTGGGGCGACATCGACGACCCGCAGATTTTGCTAGTCCGCGCGCGGGGTTCGCGCGTAACTGCAGCATGGCCCGATACGTTAGCGCCGAAGAAAGCGCCCGCCTCATCCTGATCTACAACGCCGATGGAGGCGTGCTGAACGCTCTGAAGGATGCGGTGCACAAGGTCGCCCGACCGGGGAGCTATCCGTGTTCGCTCTGCGCGCTGACCTATGGCTGGGTCGCGATGCACAGCGACTGGCGGCGCTTCGTGTTCCGCCTGCCGATGGGCAAGATGTTCCTCTATCGCGATCAGGTGGCGAAGGTGTTCCCGGGGCTGAGCGTGGACCTGCCCGCGATCCTGTTTCACCACGGCTATGGCGAACCCGACGTGCTGGTTTCGAGTGCGGAGTTGAACGCCCTGCAACACCGCCGCCAGCTGATGGCGCTGCTTGCCGACCGGTTGGGCGAAGCGGACCGGCCTGGCTCGTAGGATTGCCGCCGGGCCGATCCAACGCCGGAACTTTCGGGAATTGCAAGGGGTATGACTTTCGTCAACTTGCACGCGGCGCATGCCGGCAGGTTCAATCGATGATCGCCTCGGCCTCGATCTCGACCTTCCAATCGGGGCCGCACAGCCAGGCCACCCCCGCCATGGTCGCCGCCGGAGGGTTCTTGCCGAAAAAGCGCTCGTGGACCGATCCGACCGCGTCCTGGTCCGCCGGGTCGGTCAGCAGCATCCGGGTGCGCACCACGTGCCTTGCCGAACCGCCGAGGTCCTCGATCGCCTTGACGATGAGGGTGAGGCAGCGTTCGGCCTGCGCCGCCGCATCGCCCGGTGTCGTGCTTCCGTCAGGCTCGATCGGCCCGGTCCCGGCGACGACGATCCGCTCGCCCGTCCGCACCGCGCGGCAGAAGCCGAAGGCGCTTTCGTAGGGCGAGCCGGAGCTGGCCCTGGAGCGGCCCATGTCCTTGGCGCTCATCCGCAGGTTATCGCCTCGATGACCATGTCGTCGTCATAGCGCACGTTCACCCGGTCCGGGCGATAATCCATCGTCCACGCGCTGCGCGGAGGGCCCCAGCGCAGGGTGTG is part of the Erythrobacter litoralis genome and encodes:
- a CDS encoding acyl-CoA dehydrogenase family protein — translated: MTGQFQLTEDQLAIQDVARRFTADNITPNAAEWDEKHIFPRDVITQSAELGFGAIYVSEESGGIGLGRLEAALIMEAMAYGCPSTSAFISIHNMAAWMIDRFGSQGVKDTYLAQLITMEHIASYCLTEPSSGSDAAALRTTAKRDGDDYILNGTKQFISGAGENEIYVAMVRTGEDGPKGITCMVIEKDMPGVSFGAPEKKLGWHSQPTAQLILEDVRVPAENVVGGEGEGFRIAMQGLDGGRLNIGACSLGGAQRCLDEAIRYTKERSQFGQPVAEFQNTQFTLADMATDLEAARALLYLAAAKVTDNAPDKTRFSAMAKRLATDSGSAIVDRALQLHGGYGYLQDYPVERFWRDLRVHSILEGTNQIMRMVVGRDLLRQ
- a CDS encoding enoyl-CoA hydratase/isomerase family protein — translated: MTTDVLTRKHGRIGHISLNRPKAIHALTLEMCHAMSAALSEWEKDDEVEAVILDHHEGRGFCAGGDIAMLRNSALNDGGVSGRKFFHDEYQLNHQMFTYEKPIVAFMDGITMGGGVGISQPAKFRVATENTRFAMPESGIGLFPDVGGGWYLARIGGRIGQFLALTGARLDGSECLWTGIATHYVEHSMLEDIKARIAQHPDRIAGILSEPTGTPPEARIKANADKIAKHFASDAYEDILASLDKAAEAGDDWAAKERDTLGTKSPQTCKVALRQIAHSNELTDFADNMAMEYRIASRVLLRPDFAEGVRAVIVDKTNDPKWDPATPEGVSEELLDAIFAPLPPEEEWKPL
- a CDS encoding RidA family protein, translating into MSAKDMGRSRASSGSPYESAFGFCRAVRTGERIVVAGTGPIEPDGSTTPGDAAAQAERCLTLIVKAIEDLGGSARHVVRTRMLLTDPADQDAVGSVHERFFGKNPPAATMAGVAWLCGPDWKVEIEAEAIID
- a CDS encoding enoyl-CoA hydratase-related protein, which produces MSYETITVEKNAAGNAGVTLMTLNRPKALNALNTQVLAELIEAFADYQADDTQLCAVLTGSGDKAFAAGADIKEMHDKAAADFYLDDFFSPWTSEIVKKTRKPWIAAVNGFALGGGCELAMMADFIIASENAKFGQPEIKLGVAPGMGGSQRLTRAIGKSKSMEMCLTGRMMGAEEAERANLVAKVVPHDDLLAETLKTAATIASMPPMAVIANKEMVNSAFEMTLDQGLIVERRIFQILTASEDKAEGMAAFIEKREGQWKGR
- the mmsB gene encoding 3-hydroxyisobutyrate dehydrogenase, which translates into the protein MKIAFIGLGNMGGGMAANLVKAGHEVRAFDLSEAALAAAKEAGCETFDTAREACASAEAVVTMLPNGQIVKQVYWDDVIGHAPEGAVMLDCSTIDVETAREVIEVTEAHNYDMVDAPVSGGIAAANAGTLTFMVGGSEKAFERAKPILEAMGKAVIHAGDAGNGQAAKICNNMLLAIQMIGTAEAFAMAEKLGLDAQTFYDISSVSSGQCWSMTSYCPVPGVGPESPADRDYAPGFAAALMVKDLRLAIEAAEKAGAKTELGSHAKAIYEAFADEHGGLDFSGIIRTL